The genomic DNA CGCGCTTAACGGAAATTCGTATTAAGAAAATATCAAAATTTGATATTGACAAAGCAAAACAATTTATAGAAGGTTTAGAAGATAAAATTGCAGTAGTAAAAGATCATTTGGCAAACTTAATTGTGTATGCAATTGATTATTTTAAACGCTTAAAAGAAACCTACGGAAAAGACAAAGAGCGCAAAACAGAAATTAGAGTTTTTGATGATATTGTAGCCTCTAAAGTGGCAATGAATAACGCAAAACTCTATGTAAATAGAGAAGAGGGCTTTATAGGAACTTCACTTAAAAGAGACGAGTTTGTAACAGATTGTTCTGATATTGATGATATTATTATCTTTAGAAAAGATGGTGTTATGATGGTAACAAAGGTAGATTCTAAAACCTTTGTTGGTAAAGATGTTCTGTATGTTGCTGTCTTTAAAAAGAAAGACAACAGAACGGTTTACAATTTTATGTACAGAGATGGCGTAAAGGGACCTTCTTACATGAAACGTTTTAATGTGACGTCTGTTACCCGAGACAAGGAGTACGATTTAACAAACGGGAACAAAGGGTCTGTTGTCCATTATTTTACAGCAAATTTAAATGGAGAAGCTGAAGTTGTGACGGTTAATTTACGTGCTGTTGGAGGCATTAAAAAATTGAAATGGGATATTGATTTTGCCGATTTAGCTATAAAAGGAAGAGCTGTAAGAGGAAACATAATTACTAAATATACGATTAAGAGTATCGACTTTAAATCTGAAGGAGTTTCTACCTTAAAACCACGTAAAATTTGGTTTGATGATACAGTGCAACGTTTAAATGTTGATGATAGAGGAGAATTGTTAGGTGAATTTAGAGCAGAAGATAAATTATTAATTGTTACGCAAAGTGGAAAAGCAAAAGCGGTAAAACCAAATTTAACAATGCATTTTGATAATGATGTAATTGTATTAGAAAAATGGAAACCAAATAAACCAATTTCTGCTATTTATTTTGATGGAGAGAAAGAGCGTTACTATATAAAACGTTTTTTAATTGAAACAACAGAAAAGGAAGAGATTTTTATTTCAGAGCATCCAAAATCTCAATTAGAAATTATTGCTACAGATTATAGACCAATGGCTGAAGTTGTCTATTCTAAAAGAAATTTAGAAAATGAAGAAGTTAATTTTGAAGAATTTATAGCTATTAAAGGAATTAAAGCCCAAGGAAACCAATTAACAATAGAGAAAATAAAACAAGTAAATTTATTAGATTCTTTACCTTTTGAAGAGCCAGAGGAGGTTATTACTGAAGAAATAGAAGTTATAGATGATAGTTTACCAATTGAAATTCCGGAAATAGAAACTAAAAAACCTGTTTTAGAAGAACTTTCTGCAGAAGAGAAAGCAAAGGTTGCTTTGCAGAAATCGATAGCAAGAAAAAAAGAAGAACAGAAGAGAATAGATGATGAGAATCAGACAAAATTATTTTAAGAAATGCGAAGCTTTCTTTTTTTAAACACCAATAGATAGAGAAAAGTTGAAACATACATTAATTTATATTTTTTTCATATTATTTGTTAGTTTGAGTTTTTCTCAAACAAGAATTACTTATTTCCATGATTTAAAAAAAGAAGTAAGTATTAGTAATATAGAAACTATACAATTAAAAAGTTATGAAAGATTAATTAATAAAGGATTAGATAATGGCATTTTTTGGTTTAAAATAGAAAAATTTAAAGACAAAGATGAAAGTTTTATAGTACAAATTTTAAATGATCAAATACGGAACACGCAAGCTTATCAAAATAAAAAGGAATTAGATATTTTAAAAGGAGAGCGCTATTCATCGTATGCAGTAACTTTTAAGAATCCTATTTTTTTAAAAGTAGATACTTCTCGAGAAGCACTAATCCCTATTAATGTTATATCTCACTCTACTTTTTTTAAAGCGGAAAAAAAAGATCTATTATTTATTGGCTTTTACAATGGTTGTGCTTTTATAGTCATTCTTATAAATATTTTTTATTTTATTAATTTTAAAGATGATATTTTTATTTATTACAGCTTGTTTCTATTGAGTGTTACTTCTTCGCTTTTTATAAGTGATGGTATGCTATATTTTTTTAATTTTTCAAAAAATGTGATTAATAATTTATACGTTATCATCCATTTTTTTGTTTTTATTTTTTCATTTTTATTTTCGAAAAATTACTTACAAGCAGGTAGTTATTTTTCTAAAGTGAATTATGTAGGGTGGTTTATACTGGTATTAGTTGCTATCTTTTTTTGTTTATATATAGTTACTGATATTTTTCTGTTTTTTGTAATAATGGAGCTTTTAGGCTTTTCTTTATTATTATTTTGTTGGTTCTTAGGTGTTTTGTTATTTAGAAAAAACATTTACACCAAAATTTTTGTTATCGGTTATTTTTTTATTTTAATGTTATCAATTAATTTCTTTATTTTAAAGCTTTTTGGCTTTAGTTCTTTTTATATAAGCGCTAAGGTTTTAAAACTTGGTGGTTTTTTTGAAATGATTTTACTTTCATTTGCTGTTGTTTACAGAATGCGAATACTAAAAAATGAAAACTTATTAATGACAAGTGAAATTATTGCTTATTCTAAAGAAGTAGTGTTATTGTCAGAGGCACTTAAAAAAACTAACAAAACAGAAAAGCATCATCTAAAAGAAGCTAATTTAAGTTTCAGAGAGTTAGAAATATTTAATTTTATAATTGGGGGTATTACTAATAAAGAAATTGCAGTAAAATTGAATATTTCTGTAAATACAGTAAAATTTCATGTGAAAAATATTTATGAAAAATTAAATATAAAAAGTAGGAAAGAAGCTTTAGCTATCTAAAATACCTTAAAAATCTGATTTTCATAAAGAAAACTACCCAAAAACTACCTTAAAAAAAACAATTTATTAAAGAGTTTAAATATTATTTATCTATATTTAATTGTTATTATTTCCCCCAAATTTTAGACAGAAAACCTTCAGTTAAATCTTGAAGGTTTTTTTATTTCATTTTTTAAGATTAATTCTATTTCATGAGAAATTAGTAACTCTTGCTAACAAAAGGAGTTTCTACAAAGCCAGTTACTTTATTTATTAAAATAGTAGCCGTAAAAAAATAATTGCAGAGTAAATTAGCAAATTTGGGTAAAATATTTGCAACTTCTTTGTTCTCTTTATTGTGTATAATAACCATTAACCGAATTGCTTTCTTAGAAAGTGAAGAGCATTGGTTTAGTACTCCTACAGGAGATCTTCCACCAGGTAAAACAAAGCCATGAATTAAATTATCTACTTCTTTTTTCATAGCTCTATAGTAATTAAGCAATTGTAAGTGATCTTCTTCTGAAATAGCAAGCTTGCCTCTAATAGAGCCATTAAGATGATAGCATAGTGGTAATAACCAGTTAAGTTCTTCTTCTAGTTTTTTTAATTCTTTGCTATTTGGGTATTCTAACCTTAATTCACGGAGTTCATCTATTACCCAACCTACTAAACGGGTAAGTTGGTCGGTTATTATTTCATAATCGCAAAGTGTAGACTCTTCATAAATAAAAGGGTAACAGAGCTCATCTATAGAGGGTTTTGGGCGTAATTTTTTCATGTAGAACTATTTTAATTTTTCGTAAAATGTAAATTCATAATTTGGAAGTAATTCTGGGTGTGCTATTTTAATAAAATCTTTAAGAACAAGATCTGGTCTAACTGTAGCTAATTCGTAATAAAGGATACCGCCTGTTTTTCCTTTTTTATTAGTAGGTGTGTAAATTTTGTTATTTTTAAAAGCTTTAAATTCAGCGTACAAAACATTGCTTTTTATTAACTCTTCTTTAGATGAATAGTGGCCAGGAGCAAGCCAGAAATCTGCATTTTTACCTTTTTCAAATACACTTTCGAAACTTAAAGATAAACTACCTTTTCCTTTTGTATCTTTCCATAAATAATTAAAATTTGCATCACTCAATGAAGTCGCAACAAAACTTTCACCAGCAGGTAAGTTCCAGATATCTTTACTAATAACTGCTCCAGATAAAACACTTGGTTTGTTAACTAATTCGTTTACTATCTTTTTTGCATCTAAATAGTTTTTTTCAATTGCATTAAAAATACTATCTGCTTTCTTCTCTTTATCAAATAAAACACCAAAGAATTTTATCCACTCAGCTCTTCCTAGAGGTGTTTCCTCAAGCCAGTCTCCGTTATAAATTACGTTTACACCTGCCTTTTCAAGTAAATTTAAGCTTTTATCTGCAGAAGAAACACTATAACCAACTATTAATTCGGGGTCTAAATTAAGTAATATTTCTGTATTCAAGGATCCTTTTTGACCAATTTCAGTAATTGAACCATTATCTATTAATTCCCTCGTTTTTTCTGAAGAAACGAATTTAGAATAAGGAAAGCCAATAATAGCGGTTTCCTCATTCAATAACTCTACCATTGGAATATGGGTAGTAGATGTTACTACTATTTTTTTAATTGGAGTTGAAATATCGTTGTTTTGTAGGTTGTTAGAAATTTTATTTTTATTTCTAACAGTATAAGTAAACTCTTCTTTAGAGTTTTGATAAGCAGACTTGATAATTAGTTTTTTAATTCCGTTGTTTTCGATAATATCAAAACCCTTAGCATACTTAATATTACTTTTAATATTCGTTTTTTTATCGGTGTTTTGAGTCTCTTTTTTACAAGAAATAATCAATAAAAAAAGAAAAAATAGAAAAGATATTTTTAGTTGTTTTTTCATTATAAATAATTTTAGCACAAGATTACAAAAATGTTTTTTAATATCAATTTATAAACTACATTTGCATCGATTTTGGTTTTGATGTAAATAATATTTTGCATCAAATTAAAAGGGAATCTGGTTAAAATCTAGAACTGTTCCCGCAACTGTAAGCTATAAAGCTTGTAACTAATTCTTTTGCCACTGACATTTTTATTGTTGGGAAGGTTTGTTACAAGACGCAAGTCAGGAGACCTGCCATTATTTAAATTTTTTAAAAACTTTCGGGATAGAAGTTTAAGATATTATGAAAAATAATTACATATTTTTTTTATTAGTTTTTTTTTGTGCATATAATATGTTTGCGCAAAAAGATACTATTGTAAATACTTTAAAAGAGGTTATTATAATAAGTAAAAAGCAACAAAAAAATAATGTTATAGGGCTTAAAAAAATAAAAATAGCAACCGATCAAATTGTTAAAAACCCAATAAACCTTACTAATTTATTAAGATATAATAGCCCTATCTCATTTAGAGATTACGGTAATGGTGGTATTAGTACAGCGCGTTTTAGAGGTACTTCTGCATCTAATACCGCAGTGTTATGGAACGGGATTTCAATTAATGCAATGGGTAGCGGGCAAACCGATTTCAACTCACTTTCTGCAAGTCTTTCAGATGAGATTATTATTAATAGTGGTGGTGGTAGCGTAGATTATGGTTCTGGAGCTATTGGTGGTACTGTACATTTAAATGATAATTTATCATTTAAAAAACATAAAGATTTTCACTTATTTTCTTCTTATGGTAGTTTTAATACCTCTTCTAACTTCTTTAAAACGAATATTGGTACAGGCAAATGGGCTATAAAATTAGCTTCTACGTTAAATTACTCTGATAATGATTATACATTTATAGATACTAGGTATAAAAATGATGATGGTAGTTTATTGAAGAATGAAAATGGAACGTATGAAAATTATGGTATAAATTTTAGCATAGGGTATCAATTTTCGGTGGAAAATAAACTTTATTTATATTCAACTGGTTATTATGGTGATCGTTTATTTTCTGACGGATTACCAAATCCTGCAGCAGGAAGTGAGAGGAATGAAGATTTTAATAAAAGAAATTTGTTAAAATGGAAATATTCTTTCTCTAATTTCACTCAAACTATAAGTGCTGCGTATTTAACGCAAGAGTATCGATATTATAATGATAAAAGTGCTTCAAATTTTGTTTTTGGGAAATCTAAAAACTATAATATCAGCTATAATCTAAAATATCGTTTCTCTAATTATTTAAAATTTTCTTCTACATTTATTTATGATAATAATAAAGGTACAACGAATGAAATTAATTCAAAAGAAAGAACCTTTTTTGCAAGTTTAGCAAAAATAACATATAAACCTACAGCAAAATTAACAACAGCAATTAACTTCAGAAAAGAATTTAATTCTGATTTTAAAGTACCTGTATCATTGTCTGTTGCTGCAGAGCAAGAAATTACAAAAAACTTTGTTTTAAAAGGTAATATATCTACAAACTATAGAGTGCCAACTTTTAATGAATTGTATTGGCCAGTAGTTGGTAATTCAGAATTAATACCAGAGGAATCTATTCAAGGAGAAATTGGTGCTACATTTAATAAAAAAAATATAGAAATAACTACTTCAGTTTTCTACATTAAACTAAGTAATAAAATTTTATGGTTACCTACTGCGGCATCTAACCTATGGAGACCTAGAAATGTTGGTGATGTAGATCATAAAGGAATTGAAACATTTATAAATCTATCTAAAAAAATTAGAGACCATAGCTTCAATTTTTCAACGAATTACACGTTTACATTGGCAAAAAATAAGGAAACTAGTACGTTTTTACCTTACGCACCTAAACATCTATTTAATTTTAATTTAGACTATACATATAATAGGATAATGTTTTCCTTGCAAAATTTGTATCAGAGTAAGGTGTATACCAATGAAATTAATATCGATTTTTACTCATTAAAGGCTTTAAGCGTTACTAATTTTGGAATAGATTTTAAGATATTTCAAAGAAAAAAAAATAAATTATTAATGGGTTTTAAATTGAATAATATATTTAATGAAGTGTATTATTTTTCAAACTTAAGACCTATGCCTGGAAGAAATTTTAATATTAACATAAACTATAAATTTTAATACAAATGACAATTACAAAATCAATTTTTAAACTATTCATATTCAGTTTAGTTTTTACATCATGTTCTGAGAAAAATGAGGTAATTCCTGAGTTATCTGGTAGATATAACAATGGAATCATTATAAGTGCAGAAGGTAATTTTGGTAACAAAGACGGTTCTATTTCTTATGTAAATGAGAATTTAAACAGGTTAGCTACTAATTTTATTTATACAGGTGTTAACGATGCGCAATTAGGTGGTTTAGTACAATCTATTTCTTTTTCTGATACAGAAGCTTATATTATTTTAAATGATGTTAATACAATTGTTGTTGCAGATAGATACACTTTTGAGAAGAAAACAGAAATAAAAACAGGTTTAAAAAACCCGAGATACATGGCAATTGCCAATGGTAAAGGATATGTAACAAACTGGGGTAGTGGTTCAGATACTTCAGATGATTATTTAGCGGTAATAGATTTAAAAACTAATACAATGGAAGCGGTAACGATTCCTTTAGATAATGGAGTAGAAAGAATTTTAGCTAAAAACAGCAAATTATATGTTTCTCACAAAGGTGCTTTTAGTTCTAACAACATTATTTCAGTAGTAGATTTATCTGCAAACAATACAGTAAAGAAAATAACAGTAAAAGACAATCCAGATGAAATGTTTTTTGATGCTTCTGGTAATTTAATTGTATTGTCTGAAGGTAAACCATTAAGTTATGGAGGTGCACCAGATTACCCTGTATTAACTAGTACAACTTCTTCAATTTTATTTATCAATCTTGTAAATAATACAATTAATAAAGAAATTACTTTTAAAGAGAATGAAAGAGCATCTCAATTATCTTATGTTGATGGTAAAGTTTACTACTATATGGGGGCGGAAAAAAAGGTGTTTGTTATTAATGAATCTGACACTACGCTTGCAACAGAGGGTATTTCTACTGGGAGTATATATGGTATGGCAGTAAAAGATAATAATTTGTTTACTGTAAGCTACAATTTTACAGCGTTAAGTAAATTAACAGTTACAGATTTATCTACAAAAACAGTGAAATATACGGCACCAGTAGGTTTAGGTGCTTCTAAAATTTATTTTAACTAAGAAAATATTTAACGTTCTTTTGAAAAAGGAAACAGTGTTCCCCCACGAAAGACTCCATTTTAGGTAATTCTAAATTGGAGTTTTTTATTACAACAAACTTCTTACTTCGCTTTTAATAAAATCTATCGCAGTTTCTGTTGGTGGTATCGTTTTAGTATATTCAATTAGTACATTTTCACGCAGTTCATTTGCAGAATTAGCGTTTTCAGATACTTGTCTTAATTTATTTGTAACGGCATTCTTAGCCGCGTAAATAGCGGTCCAAGTATCTTCAGAAATATAGATTTGTTGCACTAAGTTATGTTCAAACTCTTGTTCTATATTGGCAATTAGTAGTTGTAAGTAATCGTTTGTGTCTGTAGAAATTGGTGGAATACGCATTAACATTTTAACAGGATTTATCCTGTCGCAAAAAAGCATTAAACGCTCACATGCCTGTAATTTAATAGGCAAAGCTTCTTTTCTTTTTTGTGCTAATAATTCTAGCTTTTTCTCAGAATTTTTATTATTGATAAAGCCATTAAACATGTAGTAAGCTACTAGACCAGTAACTGCTGCAGGTAAAACATATGCGATACTTTCTAAAATTTTATCTTCCATAAATTAAATAAGGTGTAATGCATACGAATATAAGACTCCTATAAGAATAGCCAAACCAAAACTTAATAAAGTACCAATTAAAATGTACTCCGTTAGTTTTCTATCTTTAGATGAAGTTAAGTCTCCAAACCTAAAAACGGACTTTGCAGCTAATAAAAAACCAATTGCTTCCCAATGATTTGTAGCAACAAAAATAAAGACAAAAAGACGTTCTAAAATACCAATATAACGACCTGCTTTTGCCAAAGAAGCGTCATTTTCTTTTTTACTTTCAGGACTCCATTGTGTAATAAAAACCTTTATAATTATTGCAGAAACACTTGTTATCATTGTTATTGCAATTATTAGAAGCAGTGTTTTACTTGTAAAAACGTTAATTGTAGATAAGTTAAAATCACTATATATAGAAGTCGCAAAAACCAATGCTAAAATATGCAAAACTTGGTCTATTAAAAACCAATTTCTCTTTGTTTTTTTCTTCTGAAGATAGAGTTTAGAAACATCAAAAATAAAATGAGAGACAAGAATAATTATAAAACCTAGCCAGTATTCTTGTAAATTAAATTGAAGAAAAATCAACAATAAAAATGCATGAATACCTAAATGGAAATATAATTTTGAGGATCTAATTTTCTTTTCTTCTTTGTTTTTAACCCATTTTTCTGATTGAAAAACAAAGTCACCTAAAATATGTGCCAGTAAAAACTTTAAAAACAACAACATTTATTCGTTTATTTTTTGGTTGATTAATTTTCTAAACCGTTCTTCTAGCTTCATAATAGGGTCTAAACCTGCGCGTTTTTGTCTTTCGCTAACGCGACCTTGTGTAATACCTAAAATTGCGCCAATTTCTTTTTGTGTTGCCTCTTGCTCTTCTAATGAAATTTTAAAAACTTCCGCAGAATTTACAGACCAAGAATCTATTGTTAATAATGCTAAATCTAGTGCAATATTTAATTCTTCATCAATTTCTTTCCAAGGAGTTTTTATGGCTAAATTTTGTTTTTTTAAATAATTATCAAAAGCAAAACCAGAGTTTATAAAAGCTTCTCCGTTAGACTCCGTAATTTTAGAGCTATTGTATTCTTTTTTACCGATTCCAATGCCAATTCTAACATCAATATTTAAAGTACATTTTAATTGAGCTTTAATTTTTAGTGCAGCATAAAATGCTTTTTCTGCATCTTCTATTTCTAATTGAAAGCTATCTCCTCTATAAATTTGCCAAATCTTAGGTGTTTCTCCGTATGTTTTTAAGATTTTTTTTAACGATTCTAACCAAGAATCGTTATTATTCTTTCTAGAATTTATAATATCTCCAGTTAAAATACTTGTCATTAGTTCTTGTAATTTAAACAAATATAGCCTTTTTCTTTTCAAAAACATAATTTTATCTGCTCTATGACAGATAAGTCTAATTATCTGCTCTATGACAGATATTTATACTTATCTGTTTTTTGACGTATAAAAGGGTAGCAATACAGCTTATTCATTACTAAGAAATATTTTAATCTTATTTCATTTTAAGCCAAAATTTAGTAGGAATAAGTTGTGAATAAAAAATAGCTTTCTTCCTTTACAAAAAGGAATAGTTTGGTTAAATTGACGCTTCAAAATACTTCAAAAATATATCTCTTGAATAGTTACTTAGATTCTTTAAACGAAGCTCAAAAGCAAGCTGTTTTGCAAAAAGATGGCCCAATGATTATTATTGCTGGAGCAGGTTCTGGTAAAACACGTGTATTAACCTATAGAATTGCTCATTTAATGAAGCAAGGTGTAGACTCGTTTAATATTTTATCGCTCACGTTTACAAACAAGGCGGCTAAAGAAATGAAGGCAAGAATTGCTTCTGTTGTTGGGCAAAGTGAAGCCAAAAACCTTTGGATGGGAACTTTTCACTCGGTTTTTGCACGTATTTTACGTTCAGAAGCAGACAAGTTAGGCTTTCCTACAAACTTTACAATTTACGATTCGCAAGATTCTGTCCGTTTAATAAGTTCAATTATTAAAGAAATGGGGTTAGACAGAGAACGGTACAAACCAAAACAGATTTTAGGTCGAATTTCCTCATTTAAAAATAGTTTAATCACGGTTAAGGCATATTTTAATAGTCCAGATTTACAAGAAGCAGATTTACATGCAAGCAGGCCAAAAGTTGGCGATATTTATAGAATCTATGTAGACAGGTGTTTTAAGGCAGGTGCAATGGATTTTGATGATTTATTATTAAGGACCAATGAATTATTGGCTCGTTTTCCAGAAACTTTGGCAAAATACCAAGACCGTTTTCGTTATATTATGGTAGATGAGTATCAAGATACAAATCACTCACAATATATTATCGTAAGAGCTTTGGCAGATAAATTTGGTAATATTTGTGTTGTTGGAGACGATTCTCAAAGTATCTATAGTTTTAGGGGAGCAAATATTCAGAATATTTTAAATTTTCAGAAAGATTATCCTGATGTTAAAACCTTTAAATTAGAGCAGAATTACAGGTCTACAAGTAACATTGTAAATGCAGCAAATTCTGTTATAGAAAAAAATAAAACAAAATTAGATAAAGAAGTATGGACCTCTAATGATGCAGGAGATGCCATAAATGTAATGCGAACTATTTCTGATGGAGAAGAAGGACGTTTTGTAGCGCAATCTATTTGGGAAAACCAAATGAACCATCAGTTAAGTTTAGATAGCTTTTGTGTTCTCTATAGAACAAATTCACAGTCTAGAGCAATTGAAGACGCGTTACGTAAAAAAGGACTTGATTATAAAATTTACGGAGGAATTTCCTTTTATCAGAGAAAAGAGATTAAAGACATTTTGTCTTACTTAAGGATTTTAATCAACCCGAATGACGAAGAAGCATTAAAAAGAATTATCAATTATCCTGCTCGTGGAATTGGAGCAACAACGATTGATAAGCTAACAATCGCAGCAAACCATTATAAAAAATCGATTTTCGATATTATAAAATATATTGATAAAATCGATTTAAAAATAAATGCAGGAACTAAGAATAAGCTTCGTAATTTCATGAATATGATGCAAAGTCTGCAAATAGAATCGCAAACAAAAAATGCGTTTGAAATTGCAGAAATTGTTGTGAAAAAGGCGCAGTTAATAAAAGATTTAGAAAAAGACGGAACACCAGAAGCTGTAAGTAAAGTAGAAAATGTTCAAGAACTTTTAAACGGTATTAAAGATTTTATTACAGATAAGATTGAAGAAGGTAATGATGCTTCTTTAACCACCTTTTTAGAAGATGTTGCTTTGGCTACAGATTTCGATTCAGAAAAAAACGACGATAAGCCAACGGTTTCTTTAATGACCATTCACCAGTCTAAAGGATTAGAATATGCGTATGTGTATGTTGTTGGTTTAGAAGAAAATTTATTTCCTTCTGCCATGAGTATGAATACCCGAAGTGAACTAGAGGAGGAGCGTAGGTTGTTTTATGTTGCGCTAACAAGAGCAGAAAAAGTAGCTTATTTAACGTATGCACAAACACGTTACAGATGGGGTAAATTAGTCGATGCAGAACCAAGTAGGTTTTTAGAAGAAATAGACGATCAATATTTATTTTACATTACTCCAAAAGTAACCAACCCAATAATAAATAACTTTTTAGATAAGAGTATTTTTGATGATGCGCCAAAAGGAATTCGTTTTCAGAAACCAATTCAACGTAAAAAAATGGAACGTGAGATTTCTAAAAAGAAGGAAATTGTAATTCCTAAAAACTTAAAAAAGATTTCTCAGGTTACACCAAAAATGAATCTCTTTGATGGAGATATTATTGTAGGAAATATTGTAGAACACAATAGATTTGGCACAGGAACCGTTATAGGAATGGAAGGTAAGGGGCCAGATAAAAAAGCAGAAATTCAGTTTGCAACCGCAGGAAAAAAGAAATTATTGCTACAATTTGCTAAATTAAAAGTGATTGGCTAAAAATCATTCAAAAAACTAAAAATAAATTGTTATTTTGCAACACTAAATAACTACAAGGTATAA from Polaribacter sp. ALD11 includes the following:
- a CDS encoding YncE family protein — its product is MTITKSIFKLFIFSLVFTSCSEKNEVIPELSGRYNNGIIISAEGNFGNKDGSISYVNENLNRLATNFIYTGVNDAQLGGLVQSISFSDTEAYIILNDVNTIVVADRYTFEKKTEIKTGLKNPRYMAIANGKGYVTNWGSGSDTSDDYLAVIDLKTNTMEAVTIPLDNGVERILAKNSKLYVSHKGAFSSNNIISVVDLSANNTVKKITVKDNPDEMFFDASGNLIVLSEGKPLSYGGAPDYPVLTSTTSSILFINLVNNTINKEITFKENERASQLSYVDGKVYYYMGAEKKVFVINESDTTLATEGISTGSIYGMAVKDNNLFTVSYNFTALSKLTVTDLSTKTVKYTAPVGLGASKIYFN
- a CDS encoding LuxR C-terminal-related transcriptional regulator — protein: MSFSQTRITYFHDLKKEVSISNIETIQLKSYERLINKGLDNGIFWFKIEKFKDKDESFIVQILNDQIRNTQAYQNKKELDILKGERYSSYAVTFKNPIFLKVDTSREALIPINVISHSTFFKAEKKDLLFIGFYNGCAFIVILINIFYFINFKDDIFIYYSLFLLSVTSSLFISDGMLYFFNFSKNVINNLYVIIHFFVFIFSFLFSKNYLQAGSYFSKVNYVGWFILVLVAIFFCLYIVTDIFLFFVIMELLGFSLLLFCWFLGVLLFRKNIYTKIFVIGYFFILMLSINFFILKLFGFSSFYISAKVLKLGGFFEMILLSFAVVYRMRILKNENLLMTSEIIAYSKEVVLLSEALKKTNKTEKHHLKEANLSFRELEIFNFIIGGITNKEIAVKLNISVNTVKFHVKNIYEKLNIKSRKEALAI
- a CDS encoding TonB-dependent siderophore receptor — translated: MFAQKDTIVNTLKEVIIISKKQQKNNVIGLKKIKIATDQIVKNPINLTNLLRYNSPISFRDYGNGGISTARFRGTSASNTAVLWNGISINAMGSGQTDFNSLSASLSDEIIINSGGGSVDYGSGAIGGTVHLNDNLSFKKHKDFHLFSSYGSFNTSSNFFKTNIGTGKWAIKLASTLNYSDNDYTFIDTRYKNDDGSLLKNENGTYENYGINFSIGYQFSVENKLYLYSTGYYGDRLFSDGLPNPAAGSERNEDFNKRNLLKWKYSFSNFTQTISAAYLTQEYRYYNDKSASNFVFGKSKNYNISYNLKYRFSNYLKFSSTFIYDNNKGTTNEINSKERTFFASLAKITYKPTAKLTTAINFRKEFNSDFKVPVSLSVAAEQEITKNFVLKGNISTNYRVPTFNELYWPVVGNSELIPEESIQGEIGATFNKKNIEITTSVFYIKLSNKILWLPTAASNLWRPRNVGDVDHKGIETFINLSKKIRDHSFNFSTNYTFTLAKNKETSTFLPYAPKHLFNFNLDYTYNRIMFSLQNLYQSKVYTNEINIDFYSLKALSVTNFGIDFKIFQRKKNKLLMGFKLNNIFNEVYYFSNLRPMPGRNFNININYKF
- a CDS encoding ABC transporter substrate-binding protein; protein product: MKKQLKISFLFFLFLLIISCKKETQNTDKKTNIKSNIKYAKGFDIIENNGIKKLIIKSAYQNSKEEFTYTVRNKNKISNNLQNNDISTPIKKIVVTSTTHIPMVELLNEETAIIGFPYSKFVSSEKTRELIDNGSITEIGQKGSLNTEILLNLDPELIVGYSVSSADKSLNLLEKAGVNVIYNGDWLEETPLGRAEWIKFFGVLFDKEKKADSIFNAIEKNYLDAKKIVNELVNKPSVLSGAVISKDIWNLPAGESFVATSLSDANFNYLWKDTKGKGSLSLSFESVFEKGKNADFWLAPGHYSSKEELIKSNVLYAEFKAFKNNKIYTPTNKKGKTGGILYYELATVRPDLVLKDFIKIAHPELLPNYEFTFYEKLK
- a CDS encoding DNA gyrase/topoisomerase IV subunit A, which translates into the protein MSEEINDNEHEHEEELSNLESQSDSVENQADSVETITKITGMYKEWFLDYASYVILERAVPSLEDGLKPVQRRIMHSMKDLDDGRYNKVANIVGHTMQYHPHGDASIADAMVQIGQKELLIDMQGNWGNILTGDRAAASRYIEARLSKFALDVVFNPKTTDWKMSYDGRRKEPIDLPVKFPLLLAQGAEGIAVGLSTKILPHNFIELIDASIKYLKGRSFRILPDFITGGVADFTNYNDGKRGGKVRVRAKIAQLDKKTLVINEIPFGTTTTSLIDSIIKANEKGKIKIKKIEDNTAAEVEILVHLPPNVSPDKTIDALYAFTNCENSISPLCCTIENNKPVFIGVSEMLKHSTDLTVDLLKKELEIQLNELEEQWHFSSLERIFIENRIYRDIEEEETWEGVIEAIDKGLQPHIKHLKRPITVEDITRLTEIRIKKISKFDIDKAKQFIEGLEDKIAVVKDHLANLIVYAIDYFKRLKETYGKDKERKTEIRVFDDIVASKVAMNNAKLYVNREEGFIGTSLKRDEFVTDCSDIDDIIIFRKDGVMMVTKVDSKTFVGKDVLYVAVFKKKDNRTVYNFMYRDGVKGPSYMKRFNVTSVTRDKEYDLTNGNKGSVVHYFTANLNGEAEVVTVNLRAVGGIKKLKWDIDFADLAIKGRAVRGNIITKYTIKSIDFKSEGVSTLKPRKIWFDDTVQRLNVDDRGELLGEFRAEDKLLIVTQSGKAKAVKPNLTMHFDNDVIVLEKWKPNKPISAIYFDGEKERYYIKRFLIETTEKEEIFISEHPKSQLEIIATDYRPMAEVVYSKRNLENEEVNFEEFIAIKGIKAQGNQLTIEKIKQVNLLDSLPFEEPEEVITEEIEVIDDSLPIEIPEIETKKPVLEELSAEEKAKVALQKSIARKKEEQKRIDDENQTKLF
- a CDS encoding cobalamin adenosyltransferase; translated protein: MKKLRPKPSIDELCYPFIYEESTLCDYEIITDQLTRLVGWVIDELRELRLEYPNSKELKKLEEELNWLLPLCYHLNGSIRGKLAISEEDHLQLLNYYRAMKKEVDNLIHGFVLPGGRSPVGVLNQCSSLSKKAIRLMVIIHNKENKEVANILPKFANLLCNYFFTATILINKVTGFVETPFVSKSY